The following are encoded together in the Bradyrhizobium sp. CCGUVB1N3 genome:
- a CDS encoding OpgC domain-containing protein, whose amino-acid sequence MINRDSAALLSPIERDLRLDLFRGIGLWMIFLDHIPHDVVAWLTLRNYGFSDAAEFFVFISGYLIGWIYAPIVRGGFFLAALKRLWRRTAELYVAHIMLFLLFTAQIARTARRFDNPMYEHEFNVFNFLAHPDELIGQAILLKYKPVNLDVLPLYITLVFASPFIVWCLVRRPNLTLLASVVLYVLSRWFDWNLASYPPGTTWYFNPFCWQLMFVFAAWCGSGQIDQIAKWVWSKPVMGLAAAWIAFALLIVMTWHVHALEAMIPKWMIKAIYPIDKTDLDMLRFTHFLALAVWVTQLVPRHWKALHTKWLRPVILCGQHSLPIFCLGVFLSFSAHWILTQYTKGTWEQLAVSFAGIAVMIVVAWLFDRAKQIPDLFVDVQEDEEPEPELDRDKTAAVAGASAGS is encoded by the coding sequence ATGATCAACCGGGATTCGGCAGCTCTCTTGTCTCCGATCGAGCGTGACCTGCGGCTCGATCTCTTCCGCGGCATCGGCCTGTGGATGATCTTCCTCGATCACATCCCGCACGACGTCGTGGCGTGGCTGACCTTGCGCAATTACGGCTTCAGCGACGCCGCCGAGTTCTTCGTCTTCATCTCCGGCTATCTCATCGGCTGGATCTACGCACCGATCGTGCGGGGCGGTTTCTTCCTCGCGGCGCTGAAGCGGCTGTGGAGGCGCACGGCCGAACTGTATGTCGCTCATATCATGCTGTTCCTGCTGTTCACCGCCCAGATCGCACGCACCGCGCGACGGTTCGACAACCCGATGTACGAGCACGAGTTCAACGTGTTCAATTTCCTGGCGCATCCGGACGAGCTGATCGGCCAGGCGATCCTGTTGAAATACAAGCCGGTCAATCTCGACGTGCTGCCGCTCTACATCACGCTGGTGTTCGCCTCGCCCTTCATCGTGTGGTGCCTGGTGCGGCGTCCGAACCTCACGCTGCTGGCATCCGTGGTGCTCTACGTGCTGTCGCGCTGGTTCGACTGGAATCTCGCGTCCTATCCGCCCGGCACGACCTGGTATTTCAATCCGTTCTGCTGGCAGCTGATGTTCGTGTTCGCGGCCTGGTGCGGTTCCGGCCAGATCGACCAGATCGCGAAATGGGTGTGGTCGAAGCCCGTGATGGGACTTGCAGCCGCCTGGATCGCGTTCGCGCTCCTGATCGTGATGACCTGGCACGTTCACGCGCTCGAGGCGATGATCCCGAAGTGGATGATCAAGGCGATCTACCCGATCGACAAGACCGACCTCGACATGCTGCGCTTCACGCATTTTCTCGCGCTGGCGGTCTGGGTCACCCAGCTCGTGCCGCGCCACTGGAAGGCGCTTCACACCAAATGGCTGCGCCCGGTCATCCTGTGCGGGCAGCACTCGCTGCCGATCTTCTGTCTCGGCGTGTTCCTGTCGTTCTCCGCACACTGGATCCTGACCCAATATACCAAGGGTACGTGGGAGCAACTCGCCGTCTCCTTCGCCGGCATCGCGGTCATGATCGTCGTCGCGTGGCTGTTCGACCGGGCGAAACAGATTCCCGACCTGTTCGTGGACGTGCAAGAAGACGAGGAGCCCGAGCCGGAGCTCGATCGCGACAAGACAGCCGCCGTTGCCGGGGCGAGTGCGGGCAGTTGA
- a CDS encoding MAPEG family protein, whose protein sequence is MNVAIICTALLGLLLFGLGFYVSILRGRFRRSIGHDFGPTDPIHRAVRAHANTAEYAPFFAAMFLWFAMRPVPAWIIVTIVVATIARFSLAAGLLWGKSLNRPNPARFAGALFTYLCGLVLAVGLVVI, encoded by the coding sequence ATGAACGTCGCCATCATCTGTACCGCCCTGCTCGGCCTGCTGCTGTTCGGCCTGGGGTTTTATGTCTCGATCCTGCGCGGCAGGTTCAGGCGGAGCATCGGCCATGATTTCGGCCCCACCGACCCGATTCACCGCGCGGTGCGGGCGCACGCCAACACGGCCGAATACGCGCCGTTCTTCGCGGCGATGTTTCTCTGGTTCGCAATGCGCCCAGTGCCGGCCTGGATCATCGTGACGATCGTGGTAGCGACGATCGCGCGCTTTTCCCTTGCCGCCGGGCTGTTGTGGGGCAAGTCGCTCAACCGGCCCAACCCGGCACGCTTTGCCGGCGCATTGTTCACCTATCTCTGCGGATTGGTGCTGGCGGTCGGACTGGTGGTGATTTGA